The genomic region CGGCATCACCTGGATGGACATCTTCCAGCGTGGGAAGTCTTTCTTCTCGATGCTATTGTACAGGTCCTTCTGGTGGCTCTCCCGGTCCTTGGCGATGATCGCCTCGGCCTCGGCGTCGGTCAGGTTCTTGATGCCCTGCTGGGTGTGCAGGTGAAACTTGACCCAGAAGCGCTCGTTCTTGGCGTTGATCAGGCTGAAGGTGTGGCTGCCGAAGCCGTGCATGTGGCGGTAGGAGTACGGAATCCCGCGCTCGCTCATGGTGATCGTGATCTGGTGCAGCGCCTCGGGCAGCGAGGTCCAGAAGTCCCAGTTGTTGCGGGCGCTGCGCAGGTTGGTACGAGGGTCCCGCTTGACCGCGTGGTTCAGGTCAGGGAACTTGAGGGGATCGCGCAGGAAGAATACGGGCGTGTTATTGCCCACCAGATCCCAGTTTCCCTCCTCGGTGTAGAACTTCATCGCAAATCCCCGGATGTCCCGCTCGGCGTCGGCGGCGCCGCGCTCGCCGGCCACGGTGGAGAAGCGCACGAAGAGGTCGGTCTTCTTGCCGACCTTCGAGAAGATCTTGGCCTTGGTGTACTTGCTGATGTCGTGGGTGACCGTAAAGGTGCCGAAGGCGCCCGAGCCCTTGGCGTGCATGCGGCGCTCGGGGATCACCTCCCGATCGAAGTGGGCGAGTTTCTCCAGGTACCAGACGTCTTGCAGCAGCGCCGGCCCGCGGGGACCTGCGGTCATGATGTTCTGGTTGTCGACGACGGGGGCTCCCGCGTTGGTGGTAAGCTTCTTCTTCTGGCTCATCGTTCTCCTCCCGGTTTGGACG from Candidatus Deferrimicrobiaceae bacterium harbors:
- a CDS encoding catalase; amino-acid sequence: MSQKKKLTTNAGAPVVDNQNIMTAGPRGPALLQDVWYLEKLAHFDREVIPERRMHAKGSGAFGTFTVTHDISKYTKAKIFSKVGKKTDLFVRFSTVAGERGAADAERDIRGFAMKFYTEEGNWDLVGNNTPVFFLRDPLKFPDLNHAVKRDPRTNLRSARNNWDFWTSLPEALHQITITMSERGIPYSYRHMHGFGSHTFSLINAKNERFWVKFHLHTQQGIKNLTDAEAEAIIAKDRESHQKDLYNSIEKKDFPRWKMSIQVMPEKDAVKCPYHPFDLTKVWFHKDYPLKEVGVLELNRNPENYFADVEQAAFNPANIVPGIGFSPDKMLQGRLFSYGDAQRYRLGVNHHLIPVNASRCPFHSYHRDGAMRVDGNHGSTLGYEPNSYGEWQQQPDFAEPPLRLEGAADHWDHREDGDYYSQPGRLFRLMSAAQQKVLFANTARAMGDAPKEIKVRHIGNCLKADPAYGKGVADALGIPLSEVPKN